A single genomic interval of Dysidea avara chromosome 8, odDysAvar1.4, whole genome shotgun sequence harbors:
- the LOC136264885 gene encoding LOW QUALITY PROTEIN: NADH-ubiquinone oxidoreductase chain 4-like (The sequence of the model RefSeq protein was modified relative to this genomic sequence to represent the inferred CDS: inserted 3 bases in 3 codons; substituted 4 bases at 4 genomic stop codons) — protein MSIIPFRNTREVFRMGLIWGFIILFVVILLGPESGKIGPFVFGIDYVSXFVFILVSFLTIICILVSWRSIRTFVREFVICLFVVEGLLFGAFSCFNFLFFVFFEGVLIPMFLIIGIWGSREEKVRATFYFFFXTFFGSVFLLIGIFXIYSVVGSLDYFYLESYGLGFKDQCILFILFFLCFAVKIPLFPFHIXLPQAHVEAPVAGSVLLAGVLLKLGGYGILQFLLKLFPLASLYFSPVLXGLGLLGVIWGGFITCQQVDFKRLVAYSSVAHMGVVVISLFSFSIXGVVGGFYLMLAHCFVSPTLFIAVTVLYYRHKTRLIKYYRGVGMQMPLFSVLFLLLILANFGLPLSCGFIGEFFCLFAAFSYSVIVGVLALXGGVLSVVYSLYLYNRIVCGRSSFYLMGGRDLGQREMYILGTLVFLIYLLGIFPFFVFNPINSYF, from the exons ATGAGTATTATTCCCTTTCGGAACACAAGAGAAGTGTTCCGAATGGGATTAATATGGGggtttataatattatttgttgtaATATTATTAG GACCAGAGTCGGGTAAAATTGGACCCTTTGTGTTTGGAATAGATTATGTGT TATTTGTTTTTATTTTAGTATCTTTTTTAacaataatttgtattttagTAAGTTGGCGGAGTATTAGGACATTTGTGAGAGAATTTGTAATATGTTTATTTGTTGTGGAAGGGTTATTATTTGGtgcattttcttgttttaatttcttgttTTTTGTATTTTTTGAGGGTGTATTAATTCCAATGTTTCTTATAATAGGGATATGGGGATCAAGAGAGGAAAAGGTAAGAGCaacattttatttctttt ttacattttttgGTTCTGTATTTTTATTAATAGGGATATTTTGAATATATTCGGTTGTGGGGTCTTTGGATTATTTTTATTTGGAGTCTTATGGATTGGGATTTAAAGATCAAtgtatattatttattttattttttttatgtTTTGCAGTTAAAATACCTTTGTTTCCATTTCATATATGATTACCGCAGGCACATGTAGAGGCACCGGTTGCAGGTTCGGTGCTTTTAGCTGGAGTGTTATTGAAGTTGGGGGGATATGGGATATTACAATTTTTATTAAAGTTATTTCCTTTGGCCTCTCTTTATTTTTCACCGGTGT TTGGTTTGGGCCTTTTGGGGGTTATTTGGGGCGGGTTTATTACTTGCCAGCAAGTGGATTTTAAACGATTGGTAGCATATTCGTCGGTTGCACATATGGGAGTTGTTGTAATTTCTTTATTTAGTTTTAGTATATGAGGAGTAGTAGGAGGGTTTTATTTAATGCTGGCTCATTGCTTCGTTAGTCCGACCTTGTTTATTGCtgttactgtattatattatagaCATAAGACTAGACTGATTAAATATTATCGAGGGGTAGGAATGCAAATGCCTCTTTTTAGTGTATTGTTCTTGTTACTGATTTTAGCGAATTTTGGCTTACCTTTAAGTTGTGGTTTTATAGGAgagtttttttgtttgtttgcagctttttCTTATAGTGTAATTGTAGGTGTTCTTGCTTTGTGAGGTGGTGTTCTCTCAGTAGTTTATTCATTATATTTATATAATAGAATAGTTTGTGGACGGTCCTCTTTTTATTTAATGGGGGGACGAGATTTGGGGCAAAGAGAAATGTATATTTTAGGAACGCTTGTATTCCTTATTTATTTGTTAGGGATTTTTCCCTTTTTTGTGTTTAATCCTATAAATTCTTATTTCTAA